Proteins from one Staphylococcus saprophyticus subsp. saprophyticus ATCC 15305 = NCTC 7292 genomic window:
- the moaD gene encoding molybdopterin converting factor subunit 1, giving the protein MKILYFAELKEILAKQTETIDLSYDITVDDFTKDLFERYPQIKDKQFQIAVNEEFVKSDDIVHQDDTVALIPPVSGG; this is encoded by the coding sequence ATGAAAATACTATACTTTGCAGAATTAAAAGAAATTTTAGCTAAACAGACTGAAACAATTGATTTAAGTTATGATATTACGGTAGATGATTTTACTAAAGATTTATTTGAACGTTATCCTCAAATCAAGGATAAGCAATTTCAAATTGCAGTAAATGAAGAATTCGTCAAAAGTGATGACATCGTACATCAAGATGATACAGTGGCATTAATTCCACCAGTTAGCGGAGGGTAA
- the mobA gene encoding molybdenum cofactor guanylyltransferase MobA encodes MKAIILAGGQSERFGEPKAFAQINAQPFYKRIIDVLEGTNMFNQIIISTNETLASQFDHSDIIIDEDQNKDKGPLAGIQSVIQHYESEELFFVVSVDTPMISQKAVSKLYQFMVEHLIEDQLDIAGFKEKGRPIPTIAFYSPHTLPYIDDALNSNDYSLKSVYNKVKSDWLDVNLIESPDYWYKNINYQQDLDSLQQDILNR; translated from the coding sequence ATGAAAGCAATTATACTTGCCGGAGGACAATCAGAAAGATTCGGCGAACCAAAGGCTTTTGCTCAAATAAATGCGCAACCATTTTATAAGCGTATTATTGACGTTTTAGAGGGTACAAATATGTTTAATCAAATTATTATCAGTACAAATGAGACATTAGCATCTCAATTTGATCATTCTGATATTATTATTGATGAAGATCAAAATAAGGATAAAGGTCCTTTGGCAGGTATTCAGTCAGTCATTCAGCATTATGAAAGTGAGGAACTGTTCTTTGTTGTGTCGGTTGATACACCTATGATTTCTCAAAAAGCTGTGAGTAAACTATATCAATTCATGGTAGAACACCTTATAGAAGACCAATTAGATATCGCTGGGTTTAAGGAAAAGGGCAGACCCATACCGACTATTGCTTTTTATAGTCCGCACACATTGCCATATATTGATGATGCATTAAATTCAAACGATTATAGTTTGAAAAGTGTTTATAATAAAGTGAAAAGTGATTGGTTAGATGTAAATTTAATTGAATCACCAGATTATTGGTACAAAAATATTAATTATCAACAAGATTTGGACTCTTTACAACAAGATATATTAAATAGATAA
- the moaA gene encoding GTP 3',8-cyclase MoaA — translation MVEQITDKLGRPIRDLRLSVTDRCNFRCDYCMPKEIFGDDFVFLPKDELLTFDEMVRIAQVYTQLGVKKIRITGGEPLLRRDLDKLIYQLNQLEGVEDIGLTTNGLLLKKHGQKLYDAGLRRINVSLDAIDDAVFQAINNRNIKASTILQQIDYAVAIGFQVKVNVVVQKGVNDDQIVPMVQYFKDKDVQIRFIEFMDVGNDNGWDFSKVVSKDEMLEMIEQNFDIEPVAPKYYGEVAKYYQHKDNKAQFGLITSVSQSFCSTCTRARLSSDGKFYGCLFSTVDGFNVKSFMRNGATDNELFEQFKALWNIRDDRYSDERTEQTVANRKRKKINMNYIGG, via the coding sequence ATGGTAGAGCAAATAACTGATAAACTTGGACGTCCGATTCGTGATTTAAGACTGTCAGTTACAGATCGTTGCAATTTCCGTTGTGATTATTGCATGCCGAAAGAAATATTTGGTGATGACTTTGTATTCTTACCTAAAGATGAGTTGCTTACCTTTGATGAAATGGTACGTATTGCACAGGTATACACGCAATTAGGTGTGAAAAAAATAAGAATTACAGGTGGGGAACCATTACTAAGACGTGATTTAGATAAATTGATATACCAGTTAAATCAATTAGAAGGTGTAGAAGATATTGGTTTAACGACAAATGGTTTATTATTAAAAAAACACGGTCAAAAATTATACGATGCTGGCTTGAGACGTATCAATGTCAGCCTAGATGCAATAGACGATGCTGTGTTCCAAGCCATAAACAATAGAAATATTAAGGCTTCTACGATTTTACAACAAATTGATTATGCAGTTGCTATAGGATTTCAAGTGAAAGTAAATGTAGTGGTACAAAAAGGTGTAAATGATGACCAGATCGTACCTATGGTGCAATACTTTAAAGATAAAGATGTACAAATTCGATTTATTGAATTTATGGACGTTGGTAATGATAATGGTTGGGACTTTAGTAAAGTTGTGTCAAAAGACGAAATGCTTGAAATGATAGAGCAGAATTTTGATATTGAGCCAGTGGCACCGAAATATTATGGTGAAGTTGCAAAATATTATCAGCATAAAGATAATAAAGCACAATTTGGTTTGATAACAAGTGTTTCTCAGTCATTCTGTTCTACTTGTACACGTGCACGTCTTTCATCAGATGGTAAGTTTTATGGATGTTTATTTAGTACTGTAGATGGATTTAATGTTAAGTCATTTATGCGCAATGGCGCAACTGATAATGAATTATTCGAACAATTTAAAGCATTATGGAATATCAGAGATGACCGCTATTCTGATGAACGAACTGAACAAACAGTTGCAAATAGAAAACGTAAAAAAATAAACATGAATTATATAGGTGGATAA
- a CDS encoding transcriptional regulator, SarA/Rot family — MESKVSYFINSERALSQLKHWLKSVHRLSIEEFVILYKVYEAKKMSGKELRDTLHFEMLWDTSKIDVIIRKIYKKELISKVRSETDERQVFYYYNDIQSKLLDDIINEIEKIQIAQ; from the coding sequence ATGGAAAGTAAAGTATCATATTTTATAAATTCTGAAAGAGCATTAAGTCAATTAAAGCATTGGTTAAAATCTGTACATCGCTTATCAATAGAAGAATTTGTCATATTGTATAAAGTGTATGAAGCAAAGAAAATGAGCGGTAAAGAGTTAAGAGATACCTTGCATTTTGAAATGCTTTGGGATACGAGTAAAATTGACGTTATTATTAGAAAAATTTATAAAAAAGAGCTCATTTCTAAAGTGCGTTCAGAAACGGATGAAAGACAAGTTTTTTATTATTATAATGATATACAGAGTAAATTATTAGATGATATTATCAATGAAATTGAAAAAATTCAAATAGCACAATAG
- a CDS encoding MFS transporter, producing MNQSTSLKSPIWTKSFNINFFTNFLINLCMYLLIVIIASYTKSEYHASDSVAGLVTGLFIIGSLIGRFTTGKYVNKIGPKRILLIGLGFLLVTQLFYFIEGSLAFLMVTRLVNGIATGITTTATGTIAAYVTPNDRKSEGISLFSLSLVIGAAIGPFFGLLLINSFPIKLLFTICLLCGIISFIISFFIKLQFEVESNTESKKQTTQSKKFNINNYIAKEAVPVAIIMLISGLTYSSILTFLQFFAQEINLVTISSYFFIFYAIASLITRPVAGRLMDQKNENVVAYPAFIFLIITFLTLSITNNGWLLLIAGLCLGAGYGNISSCMQAIAIKVSPPAKYGIATSTYFIGLDLGLGFGPYVLGFFTSAVSYAQLYAIMAIIVLITAIIYYFVHGRKVKNLSSF from the coding sequence ATGAATCAATCCACTTCTCTGAAATCACCGATTTGGACAAAAAGTTTTAACATTAACTTTTTTACTAATTTTTTAATTAATCTATGTATGTATCTACTGATTGTTATTATTGCTAGTTATACAAAATCAGAGTACCACGCCTCAGATAGTGTTGCTGGACTAGTTACAGGGCTATTTATTATCGGCTCATTAATAGGTAGATTTACGACTGGTAAATATGTTAATAAAATTGGGCCTAAACGTATATTACTCATTGGTTTAGGCTTTTTATTAGTTACACAATTATTTTATTTTATAGAAGGTTCTTTAGCTTTCTTAATGGTAACTAGACTCGTTAATGGTATTGCTACAGGTATTACTACAACTGCTACAGGAACAATTGCAGCTTATGTCACACCAAATGACAGAAAGAGTGAAGGCATTAGCTTATTCTCCTTAAGTTTGGTCATAGGTGCAGCAATCGGACCATTCTTCGGTTTATTACTAATCAATAGCTTCCCTATTAAATTATTATTCACAATCTGCTTACTCTGTGGCATTATCAGCTTTATTATTTCTTTCTTTATTAAATTACAATTTGAAGTAGAAAGTAACACAGAGTCTAAAAAGCAAACGACTCAATCTAAAAAATTCAATATTAACAATTATATTGCAAAAGAGGCTGTACCCGTTGCAATTATCATGTTGATTTCCGGTTTAACCTATTCATCAATTCTTACATTTCTACAATTTTTTGCCCAAGAAATTAATCTTGTAACAATATCAAGTTACTTCTTTATATTCTATGCAATTGCTTCACTTATTACACGCCCAGTTGCTGGTCGATTAATGGATCAAAAAAACGAAAATGTAGTAGCTTATCCAGCATTCATATTCTTAATCATTACTTTCCTTACTTTAAGTATTACAAACAATGGTTGGTTACTCCTAATTGCTGGTTTATGCTTAGGTGCTGGTTACGGCAATATTTCATCTTGTATGCAAGCCATTGCGATTAAAGTCTCACCGCCAGCTAAATATGGTATTGCGACTTCTACTTACTTTATTGGTCTTGATTTAGGTTTAGGATTTGGACCTTATGTATTAGGGTTCTTTACATCAGCTGTGAGCTACGCACAACTTTATGCAATAATGGCAATCATCGTTTTAATCACAGCGATCATTTACTACTTTGTACACGGCAGAAAAGTTAAAAATTTAAGTTCATTTTAA
- a CDS encoding MarR family winged helix-turn-helix transcriptional regulator, translated as MDSQSIFNHLTAIYRPYTKFFQPVFEEFDVYPAQWLVLKDIAQNAPTTLVQISKRRAIEKPTTRKILKVLSDKSLLTIEPGEDKREKLLSFSEKGQQLYGAINTRICDVQDKIIENTGLSDDELNYAIQVIQKIHEQIINMEE; from the coding sequence ATGGACTCACAAAGTATATTCAATCATCTAACAGCTATTTATAGACCCTACACTAAATTTTTCCAACCGGTATTTGAGGAATTTGATGTTTATCCCGCACAATGGTTGGTATTAAAAGATATTGCTCAAAACGCACCAACGACACTCGTTCAAATTTCAAAGCGTCGAGCAATTGAAAAACCAACTACAAGAAAGATTTTAAAAGTACTTTCTGATAAATCATTACTTACGATTGAACCTGGAGAAGATAAAAGAGAAAAATTATTATCTTTTTCTGAAAAAGGACAGCAACTTTATGGTGCGATCAATACACGTATATGTGATGTACAGGATAAAATTATTGAAAATACTGGTTTATCAGATGATGAACTTAACTATGCAATACAAGTCATTCAAAAGATCCATGAACAAATTATCAATATGGAGGAATAG
- a CDS encoding VOC family protein, which produces MQYLKLDHIIHYIHQLENFKFPGHLLTLNQGGQHERFGTFNRLAYLENAYVELLDVYKPEVLQKIVKSDEGRVSFPSKIVQDQYSQGMKTLALSTADINQLKEDLEEKGIDVIGPIEMHRENIKGDKTSWKLLYIADPDYRVKPPFFIQWDENEQKRNEKLEALRQKEFMIKSINLHSTERAHTVKKWQHWFDMDIVSEDEKVTILKLKHDDLIFKISDGPNSGYKSITIKDSKTISPYTLIIRGLSYIFEAD; this is translated from the coding sequence ATGCAATATTTGAAATTAGATCATATTATCCATTATATTCATCAGTTAGAGAACTTTAAATTTCCAGGTCATTTATTAACTTTGAACCAAGGTGGACAACATGAGCGTTTTGGTACATTTAATAGATTAGCTTATTTAGAAAATGCTTACGTAGAATTGTTGGATGTTTATAAACCGGAAGTTTTGCAAAAAATAGTGAAATCGGATGAAGGGCGTGTATCATTCCCATCTAAAATTGTGCAAGACCAATATAGTCAAGGAATGAAGACATTAGCTTTAAGTACGGCTGACATCAATCAACTTAAGGAAGATTTAGAAGAAAAAGGTATAGATGTTATCGGTCCGATTGAAATGCACAGAGAAAACATTAAAGGTGATAAAACATCCTGGAAATTATTATATATTGCAGATCCAGACTATAGAGTGAAGCCACCGTTCTTTATACAGTGGGATGAGAACGAGCAAAAAAGGAATGAAAAATTAGAAGCACTTCGCCAAAAAGAATTTATGATTAAATCCATTAATTTGCATAGTACCGAACGCGCACATACTGTGAAAAAATGGCAACATTGGTTTGATATGGACATAGTTAGTGAAGATGAGAAAGTCACAATACTTAAATTAAAACATGATGATTTGATATTTAAAATAAGTGATGGTCCTAACTCAGGATATAAATCAATAACAATTAAAGATAGTAAAACGATTTCTCCATATACTTTAATTATAAGAGGGTTAAGTTATATATTTGAGGCAGATTAA
- a CDS encoding lipid II:glycine glycyltransferase FemX yields the protein MEKMNITDQAHDAFVKAHPQGDLLQLTQWAETKTLTGWYSRRIAVGEDDEIVGVAQLLFKKVPKLPYTLCYISRGFVTDYSNKLALETLLEAAMQIAKEEKAYAIKIDPDVEVDKGADALSNLRALGFKHKGFKEGLSKDYIQPRMTMITPIEKTDVALIQSFERRNRSKVRLALKRGTTVERSNREGLKTFANLMQITGERDGFLTRDISYFENIYDALHPDGDAELFLVKLEPKPVLEDLRQELHELEDEKAKLADKKQDKKTLNKINDADNKIAKTQELIDEMVTLESTHPEGIYLSGALLMFAGKKSYYLYGASSNEYRNFLPNHHMQFAMMQYAREHGATSYDFGGTDNNPDKDSDHYGLWTFKKVWGTYLSEKIGEFDYVLNAPLYQIIENIKPKLTKAKIKLSRKLKK from the coding sequence ATGGAAAAAATGAATATTACAGATCAAGCACATGATGCATTTGTTAAAGCACACCCACAAGGTGACTTATTACAATTAACGCAGTGGGCAGAAACTAAAACATTAACTGGATGGTACTCAAGACGTATCGCAGTTGGAGAAGACGATGAAATTGTAGGGGTAGCGCAACTACTATTTAAAAAAGTACCTAAACTACCTTATACACTGTGCTATATTTCAAGAGGATTTGTAACAGATTATAGTAACAAGTTGGCATTAGAAACTTTACTTGAAGCTGCAATGCAAATTGCCAAAGAAGAAAAAGCATATGCTATTAAAATTGATCCAGATGTTGAAGTAGATAAAGGTGCAGACGCTTTGTCTAATTTAAGAGCGCTTGGGTTTAAACATAAAGGGTTTAAAGAGGGCTTATCTAAAGATTATATTCAACCAAGAATGACTATGATTACACCAATAGAAAAAACGGATGTAGCATTAATTCAAAGTTTTGAACGTAGAAATCGTTCAAAAGTGAGATTAGCTTTAAAACGTGGTACTACAGTTGAACGTTCAAATAGAGAAGGTTTGAAAACATTTGCTAATTTAATGCAAATAACAGGCGAAAGAGATGGTTTTTTAACTAGAGATATTAGTTATTTTGAAAATATATATGATGCATTACACCCTGATGGGGATGCTGAGTTGTTTTTAGTGAAGTTAGAACCTAAACCTGTTTTAGAAGATTTAAGACAAGAATTGCATGAACTAGAAGATGAAAAAGCAAAACTTGCAGATAAAAAGCAGGATAAGAAGACACTTAATAAAATAAATGATGCTGATAATAAAATAGCCAAAACTCAAGAACTCATTGATGAAATGGTTACTTTAGAATCAACGCATCCAGAAGGCATTTATTTATCAGGTGCTTTATTAATGTTTGCTGGTAAAAAATCTTACTACTTATATGGGGCTTCATCAAATGAGTATCGTAACTTCTTACCAAACCACCATATGCAATTTGCTATGATGCAATATGCAAGAGAACATGGTGCAACGTCATACGACTTTGGTGGAACTGATAATAATCCTGATAAAGATTCAGACCATTATGGTTTATGGACATTTAAAAAAGTTTGGGGCACATATTTAAGTGAAAAAATTGGTGAATTCGACTATGTGTTAAATGCACCTTTATATCAAATTATCGAGAATATTAAACCAAAACTTACAAAAGCCAAAATTAAACTGTCTCGAAAATTAAAAAAATAA
- a CDS encoding efflux RND transporter permease subunit translates to MIKKLLQFSLGNKFAIFLMVLLVILGGVYASSKMKLELLPDVEPPMITVQTSMPGATPETVKEDVSDKIDDQIRSMAGVKNVNAQSIQNASMVTVEYNEGTNLDKAENDLKKELDKIKFGENVEEPELTRSSMDAFPIVAYSFTTNDNDLKDTTRKINNQLLPKLQTIDGVQNAQLNGQTSREVSIKFDQDKLEASGLTKERVQQYLKSATSETPLGLFQFNDTEKSVVIDGQFTSVKALENLDIPLSAAAGDSQSQGDDGASSQGAEQQASASQSATTASSSQSSDSEVPSVKLKEIAQVSAGDERASISKTNGKDAVNVQITKAQDANTVQVAKDTKKEIDQFIKDNPKMVATKVMDTAKPIEDALYTMIEKAALGTIVAIIVILLFLRNIRTTAISIVSIPMSILIAMVALKLSDVSLNILTLGALTVAIGRVIDDSIVVVENIYRRLSDKSEALKGDQLIVSATSEVFKPIMSSTIVTIVVFLPLAFVSGSVGEMFRPFALAIAFSLLASLLVSITIVPALSATFFKKGVIQHKQETSLGFIGRKYKSVLNWSLNHKWIVIIVSTIILIASIGLGAAKLGTSFISTGEDKYMALTYTPKPGETQKGVLDHAEQVQKYLNSKDKVRTVQYSVGGPTPNDPTGNSNSMAIMVEYDSNTPHFDEEPDKVLHHIETYKHPGEWSNQDMGTGGSNNALEITVSGPSLESIKGTVKKVEDEIKDVSGTANVKSDLTQTYDQYNIKIDQNKAASYGLSASQLAMTLNQNTPEESVTTVKEKGKSIDVKIKEDKQTDWSKDKLENTELQSPTGQSVELSDIAELEESTTPNKIETKAGDEIATVSAKITNDDVGGASQKIMSKVNHIDTPSNVKVNVGGANEDISNAITQLAMAMLAAIIIVYLVLVLTFKGALAPFTILFSLPYTIIGVVVALVITGETISVPSMIGMLMLIGIVVTNAIVLIDRVINKEKQGLEMKAALLEAGGTRIRPILMTALATIGALAPMLFGEDSSIIISKGMAATVVGGLISSTLLTLIVVPVIYEILFTLKRKIENRQKHNK, encoded by the coding sequence ATGATAAAAAAATTGTTGCAGTTTTCATTAGGAAATAAATTTGCAATATTTTTAATGGTTTTGTTAGTTATATTGGGCGGTGTTTATGCCAGTAGCAAAATGAAATTAGAATTATTACCTGACGTTGAGCCACCAATGATTACCGTACAAACCTCCATGCCAGGTGCTACACCAGAAACAGTAAAAGAAGATGTAAGTGATAAGATTGATGATCAAATTAGATCGATGGCAGGTGTTAAGAATGTTAATGCTCAATCTATACAGAATGCATCAATGGTTACGGTTGAATATAATGAAGGTACTAATTTAGATAAAGCAGAGAACGACCTCAAAAAAGAGTTAGATAAAATAAAATTTGGGGAGAATGTTGAAGAGCCGGAGTTAACAAGAAGCTCTATGGATGCTTTTCCAATAGTTGCTTATTCATTTACTACCAATGATAATGATTTAAAAGATACAACACGAAAAATTAATAATCAGTTATTACCAAAACTTCAAACAATTGATGGGGTCCAAAATGCGCAACTTAATGGGCAGACGTCACGAGAAGTATCAATAAAATTTGACCAAGATAAATTAGAAGCAAGTGGGTTAACTAAAGAGCGTGTTCAACAGTATTTGAAAAGTGCTACAAGTGAAACACCATTAGGCCTATTTCAATTTAATGATACTGAGAAATCTGTCGTTATTGATGGTCAATTTACATCCGTTAAAGCACTTGAAAATTTAGACATTCCGTTATCTGCAGCAGCAGGAGATAGTCAATCTCAAGGTGATGACGGAGCGTCAAGTCAAGGTGCTGAGCAACAAGCTTCTGCTTCCCAATCTGCAACTACAGCATCGAGTAGCCAATCAAGTGATTCTGAAGTACCATCCGTAAAATTAAAAGAAATTGCACAAGTATCTGCAGGCGATGAGCGGGCATCTATATCTAAAACAAACGGTAAAGATGCAGTTAATGTTCAAATTACAAAAGCACAAGATGCAAACACTGTTCAAGTTGCCAAAGATACAAAAAAAGAAATTGATCAATTTATAAAAGACAATCCGAAAATGGTTGCTACAAAAGTGATGGATACAGCAAAACCAATAGAAGATGCATTGTATACAATGATTGAGAAAGCTGCACTAGGTACCATTGTAGCGATTATCGTAATTCTATTATTTTTAAGAAATATCAGAACGACTGCCATTTCAATTGTATCTATACCCATGTCCATTTTAATTGCAATGGTTGCGTTGAAATTATCAGATGTTTCATTGAATATTTTAACGTTAGGAGCATTAACTGTTGCGATAGGTCGTGTTATTGATGATTCTATCGTTGTTGTTGAAAATATTTACCGACGATTATCTGATAAATCAGAAGCACTTAAAGGTGATCAACTCATTGTAAGTGCTACAAGCGAAGTATTTAAACCAATCATGTCATCGACGATTGTTACAATTGTCGTGTTCTTGCCATTAGCTTTTGTAAGTGGCTCTGTAGGAGAAATGTTTAGACCATTTGCACTGGCAATCGCGTTTAGTTTACTAGCTTCATTACTTGTATCTATTACGATTGTTCCTGCATTAAGTGCTACTTTCTTTAAAAAAGGTGTAATACAGCATAAACAGGAAACATCATTAGGATTTATCGGTAGAAAGTATAAATCCGTTTTGAACTGGTCATTAAATCATAAATGGATAGTCATTATTGTCAGTACAATTATATTAATTGCAAGTATTGGACTTGGGGCTGCCAAACTAGGAACTAGCTTTATTTCTACGGGTGAAGATAAATATATGGCATTAACTTATACGCCTAAACCAGGAGAAACGCAAAAAGGGGTATTAGACCATGCAGAGCAAGTACAAAAATATCTGAATAGTAAAGATAAAGTGCGTACAGTTCAATATTCAGTTGGCGGTCCAACACCTAATGATCCAACTGGTAACTCTAATAGTATGGCGATTATGGTTGAGTACGATTCGAACACACCTCATTTTGATGAAGAACCCGATAAGGTGTTACATCATATTGAAACATACAAACATCCTGGTGAGTGGTCAAATCAAGATATGGGTACTGGTGGCAGTAATAATGCTTTAGAAATTACTGTTAGTGGTCCATCATTAGAATCAATTAAAGGTACAGTGAAGAAAGTTGAAGATGAAATAAAAGATGTCAGTGGGACTGCAAATGTTAAATCAGATTTAACACAAACCTATGATCAATATAATATTAAAATAGATCAGAATAAGGCAGCAAGTTATGGATTATCTGCTTCACAGTTAGCAATGACCTTGAATCAGAATACACCTGAGGAAAGTGTGACAACTGTTAAAGAAAAAGGGAAGTCCATAGATGTTAAAATTAAGGAAGATAAGCAAACAGATTGGTCAAAAGATAAGTTAGAAAACACAGAGTTGCAATCTCCCACAGGTCAGTCTGTGGAATTAAGTGATATTGCTGAGTTAGAAGAATCGACAACGCCAAACAAAATTGAAACGAAGGCTGGAGATGAAATCGCAACCGTTTCAGCTAAAATTACAAATGATGACGTAGGTGGTGCATCACAGAAAATAATGTCGAAAGTAAATCATATCGATACACCAAGCAATGTAAAAGTTAACGTTGGTGGTGCAAATGAAGATATTAGCAATGCCATAACACAATTAGCGATGGCTATGTTAGCAGCTATTATCATTGTATATCTAGTGCTTGTATTGACATTTAAAGGCGCACTGGCACCTTTCACAATTCTATTTTCATTACCATATACCATTATAGGTGTAGTAGTGGCTTTAGTTATAACGGGAGAGACAATATCGGTACCAAGTATGATAGGTATGTTAATGCTGATTGGGATCGTAGTAACGAACGCGATTGTATTGATTGATAGAGTGATTAATAAGGAAAAACAAGGGCTTGAAATGAAAGCAGCGTTATTAGAAGCGGGTGGCACGCGTATCAGACCAATTTTAATGACGGCACTTGCTACAATCGGTGCTCTAGCCCCAATGCTATTTGGTGAAGATAGTTCAATCATTATTTCAAAAGGTATGGCTGCAACGGTTGTAGGTGGATTAATTTCATCTACATTGCTAACATTGATTGTTGTTCCGGTTATATATGAAATATTGTTTACCCTTAAACGTAAAATAGAGAATCGACAAAAACATAATAAATAA
- the mspA gene encoding membrane stabilizing protein MspA: protein MLLYLIFLPVLYLIVCYISIFRMDTIITRILRIIMALLLLFVVAITTLSFPAINWWVFIILLLLVGNVEITAFKHSKKDQKAVQILNIISIILFIIYAILTLVLY, encoded by the coding sequence ATGCTACTCTATCTTATCTTTTTACCAGTACTCTATCTAATCGTGTGTTACATAAGCATATTTAGAATGGATACGATTATCACGCGTATTTTGCGTATTATAATGGCCTTGCTCTTATTATTTGTTGTTGCAATTACGACATTATCATTCCCTGCAATTAATTGGTGGGTTTTCATCATATTGTTATTATTAGTTGGTAATGTTGAAATCACTGCTTTCAAACATAGTAAGAAAGACCAAAAAGCGGTTCAAATCTTAAATATCATCAGTATTATATTATTTATAATCTATGCTATTTTAACATTAGTTTTATATTAA
- a CDS encoding SE1832 family protein produces MDLNEKLAELKYDYVRLQGDLEKRESVNQQVDPLVKQLEEIEKEIASVRSEISQKEHK; encoded by the coding sequence ATGGATTTGAATGAAAAATTAGCTGAACTAAAATATGATTATGTTCGATTACAAGGTGACTTAGAAAAAAGAGAATCTGTTAATCAACAAGTCGATCCTTTAGTAAAGCAACTTGAAGAAATAGAAAAAGAAATTGCATCTGTACGTTCAGAAATTAGTCAAAAAGAACATAAATAA
- a CDS encoding AEC family transporter, with translation MTQQFIIIILLIALGYTLKRINYFKANDSQVLSTLVLNVTLPSLVIVNLNEAKLDVSLSILPIMMILYGVITKVIIVWFFIKYDNQIRGATGMMMASLNIGLFAYPLVEAIWPETGMIYFGMADIGGAIIMFGVTYFVGSYFSSGGDSFDFKYLGKNLLKSVPLMTYIIMFILNMMNIHFPDPVIDFFSVLSGANMPLSMILLGLMLNFSIDKRFLPIAIKYLVAHYGLGIIAGLLVHFFLPVNDEMIKTTLQVAWLLPVGVAIIPYSIQFKYKTLPLVGMVTNLTIVISIIILYIYQMLFV, from the coding sequence GTGACACAACAATTTATCATAATTATTTTACTCATTGCATTAGGTTATACGCTTAAAAGAATCAATTACTTTAAAGCAAATGATAGCCAAGTACTGTCGACATTAGTATTAAATGTCACGTTGCCTTCTTTAGTTATCGTGAATTTGAATGAAGCTAAATTGGATGTCTCGTTATCTATTTTACCTATTATGATGATTTTATATGGTGTCATTACAAAAGTAATAATTGTATGGTTCTTTATAAAATATGATAATCAAATTCGTGGTGCAACAGGTATGATGATGGCTTCTTTAAATATTGGCTTATTTGCTTACCCTCTGGTTGAGGCGATTTGGCCAGAAACTGGTATGATTTATTTTGGTATGGCCGATATTGGTGGCGCAATCATTATGTTTGGTGTGACTTATTTTGTAGGAAGCTATTTTAGCAGTGGTGGAGACAGTTTTGATTTTAAATATTTAGGAAAAAATTTATTGAAGTCTGTACCACTTATGACATATATTATTATGTTTATTTTAAATATGATGAATATTCATTTTCCAGACCCAGTCATTGATTTCTTTTCTGTGTTATCAGGTGCAAATATGCCATTATCAATGATACTTCTAGGGTTAATGTTGAATTTTAGTATAGATAAACGCTTTTTACCAATTGCTATTAAGTATTTAGTAGCGCATTATGGTCTTGGTATCATTGCTGGCTTACTTGTTCACTTTTTCTTGCCAGTGAATGATGAAATGATAAAGACTACATTACAAGTAGCATGGCTCTTACCAGTAGGTGTAGCGATTATACCTTATTCAATTCAGTTTAAATATAAAACATTGCCTCTAGTAGGGATGGTTACTAATTTAACAATCGTGATTAGTATTATTATCTTGTATATTTATCAGATGTTGTTTGTTTAA